The following proteins are co-located in the Sulfurovum sp. TSL6 genome:
- a CDS encoding glycerophosphodiester phosphodiesterase family protein: MNFLELFKKPNLIAAHRGDRSQKPENTLSAIRSCIGKCDFIEIDVQLTKDLVPVIIHDDTLSRTSDVSNIEKFKDRTPWRVSDFTLKELQSLDFGSWFNHGYEPILTLGKALLFAKEEHLFINVEIKDMSNTFADDMVVKIIIDMIKKTQTEHLVLLSSFYHHYLPMCKKLSPQIPTAALQTHKHPDNLIDYLHTLQVDAYHPDDKITNQKIVFSLREAGFFVNVFTVNKTERRKKLFDWDVNGVFTDYLV, from the coding sequence ATGAATTTTCTAGAACTTTTTAAAAAGCCAAATCTTATCGCAGCACATCGGGGTGACCGCTCACAAAAACCGGAAAATACATTAAGTGCAATTAGGTCATGTATCGGTAAATGTGACTTTATCGAAATTGATGTACAGCTTACAAAAGATTTGGTACCTGTGATCATCCATGATGATACTCTTAGTCGAACCAGTGATGTCTCAAACATAGAAAAATTTAAAGATCGTACGCCATGGAGAGTCTCTGATTTCACACTGAAGGAACTTCAAAGCCTCGATTTTGGCAGTTGGTTTAATCACGGGTATGAACCGATTCTTACTTTGGGAAAAGCACTCCTGTTTGCAAAAGAAGAGCATCTTTTTATAAATGTTGAGATCAAAGATATGTCAAACACTTTTGCAGATGATATGGTTGTTAAAATTATTATCGATATGATTAAAAAAACACAAACCGAGCATTTAGTGCTTCTTTCATCCTTTTATCATCATTATCTTCCCATGTGCAAAAAACTCTCTCCACAGATTCCCACTGCTGCTTTACAAACACATAAACATCCAGATAATCTCATCGATTATCTTCATACTTTGCAAGTGGATGCCTATCATCCTGATGATAAGATCACCAACCAAAAAATTGTGTTCTCATTAAGAGAAGCAGGCTTTTTTGTCAATGTGTTTACGGTCAATAAAACTGAGCGGCGAAAGAAGCTATTTGACTGGGATGTCAATGGTGTTTTTACCGATTATTTAGTGTAG
- a CDS encoding Mut7-C RNAse domain-containing protein, whose protein sequence is MQYSHNFAKNNSIKFIADCHLGKLAKFLRLMGIDTLYFPHIEDDALLQLAKNEDRTILTRDRCLSQRKNAPVFFLEPKETQSQLKLLIDLYKLKEHPASFSRCIVCNTPLQTIDKEKIIERLPEKVKKYFNYFEYCPKCDRIYWRGDHYRRMKAYLDQVLES, encoded by the coding sequence ATGCAGTATTCCCATAATTTTGCTAAAAATAACAGCATAAAGTTCATCGCTGATTGCCATCTTGGAAAGCTGGCAAAATTTCTTCGACTTATGGGTATCGACACGCTTTACTTTCCCCATATAGAAGATGATGCGCTGCTTCAACTAGCAAAAAATGAGGATCGCACTATTCTTACCAGAGACCGTTGCCTTTCTCAACGTAAAAATGCTCCAGTATTTTTTTTAGAGCCCAAAGAGACTCAATCACAGCTAAAATTACTGATAGACTTGTATAAGCTAAAAGAACACCCTGCTTCCTTCAGCCGATGTATCGTCTGCAACACTCCACTACAAACGATTGACAAGGAAAAGATTATAGAAAGACTGCCAGAAAAGGTCAAAAAGTATTTTAATTATTTTGAATACTGTCCTAAATGTGATCGTATCTACTGGCGTGGTGATCATTACCGACGTATGAAGGCGTATTTGGATCAGGTATTGGAGTCTTAA